One genomic window of Corvus moneduloides isolate bCorMon1 chromosome 14, bCorMon1.pri, whole genome shotgun sequence includes the following:
- the LOC116451068 gene encoding LOW QUALITY PROTEIN: protein eva-1 homolog C-like (The sequence of the model RefSeq protein was modified relative to this genomic sequence to represent the inferred CDS: deleted 1 base in 1 codon), with translation MAGLVRPAVTMVFLCFTVRLEASPELSGYLRKVLRNHTAHTCDGEQLLIVCPRKTTISILGAFYGRRVPSANLCPSPNNASQESTECTSATAHLKLLAECQDQQWCQFSVHSQVFGPDPCPGTHKYLIASYKCQPGNHRVKTVCENDKLRLQCRPKSILAIYSASYGRFLRGKPECDALNTGGPHIECVAPDALRRVSKKCHRKGNCTVTADKATFGDPCLPGMKKQLRVSYTCVPKQLLEEVGPDTSDPFLLSDYMHGGWYKGPRFSRLQEDRMVFTSSLEAFAHLWGVPEKVALYFLCGVSGGLMLLLCIISPKTTFLQEMGEALKDPELGSSSELGRTKLQDEQDEDVPDDSSSDSSFRRLTRTYRATDSIFSPELTAAMEGAVEHQGHSGEEIWMPRESSPYAIHKIKSATK, from the exons ATGGCCGGACTGGTCCGGCCAGCAGTAACCATGGTCTTC CTCTGCTTCACTGTGCGTCTGGAGGCCAGCCCGGAGCTGTCCG GGTACCTGCGCAAGGTGCTGAGGAATCACACTGCCCACACCTGCGATGGAGAGCAGCTTCTCATCGTCTGCCCTCGCAAAACCACCATCAGCATCCTCGGTGCCTTCTATGGGCGTCGTGTGCCCAGCGCCAacctctgccccagccccaacAATGCCTCCCAGGAGAGCACTGAATGCACGTCTGCCACTGCCCACCTG AAGCTGCTGGCTGAGTGCCAGGACCAGCAGTGGTGCCAGTTCTCAGTGCACAGCCAGGTCTTTGGGCCAGACCCATGCCCTGGGACACACAAGTATCTCATCGCTTCCTACAAGTGCCAGCCAG GGAACCATCGGGTCAAGACCGTGTGCGAGAATGACAAGCTTAGGCTGCAGTGTCGACCAAAATCCATCCTGGCCATTTATTCTGCAAGTTATGGACGATTCCTGCGGGGCAAACCAGAGTGTGATGCCTTGAACACTGGAGGACCCCATATAG AGTGTGTGGCTCCAGACGCTCTGCGCAGGGTCTCCAAGAAGTGCCACCGCAAGGGGAACTGCACCGTGACTGCTGACAAGGCCACCTTTGGGGACCCATGCCTCCCCGGCATGAAGAAGCAGCTGCGAGTCTCTTACACCTGTG TGCCCAAGCAACTGCTGGAGGAGGTGGGCCCTGACACCTCAGACCCCTTCCTGCTCTCGGACTACATGCATG GTGGCTGGTACAAAGGCCCCAGGTTCTCCAGGCTCCAGGAAGACCGCATGGTTTTTACTAGCTCTCTGGAAGCTTTTGCCCACCTTTGGG gtGTCCCAGAGAAAGTTGCCCTCTACTTTCTTTGTGGAGTCTCAGGAGGCCTCATGTTGCTGCTGTGCATCATCAGCCCCAAAACGACCTTCCTCCAGGAGATGGGGGAGGCTCTCAAAGAtccagagctggggagcagctcgGAGCTGGGCAGGACGAAGCTGCAGGATGAGCAGGATGAAGATGTCCCTGATGACAGCTCCTCAGACTCCTCCTTCCGCCGCCTCACCCGCACCTACCGGGCAACTGACAGCATCTTCAGTCCTGAGCTGACGGCAGCTATGGAGGGAGCAGTGGAGCACCAGGGCCACAGTGGGGAGGAGATCTGGATGCCCAGGGAGTCAAGCCCGTATGCCATACACAAGATCAAATCGGCCACCAAAtaa
- the CCNB3 gene encoding G2/mitotic-specific cyclin-B3 isoform X2 — protein MACSQRPRERMPLPRNAKVLTTKQSRAGKVGPATENVDPEKPLLQEESCHAKRSSSSPQGGPKKRSAFGDITNAHKNQVVAGKKEAVKVAPPKAQKAHNALGVAKNNEINLKKSMKKTPPTAPADPKVNPVPEKLVSVQELKPPEERVPAVEDIDKEQLGDPYANAEYAKEIFEYMREREEKFMLPDYMEKQTDISGDMRAILVDWMVEVQENFELNHETLYLAVKLVDHYLVEVVSMREKLQLIGSTAILIASKFEERCPPCVDDFLYICDDAYKREELIAMEMSILSTLKFDINIPIPYRFLRRFAKCARATMETLTLARFLCEMTLQEYDYARESPSKLAASCLLLALTMKNLGGWTPTLEYYSGYSAQDLHPLVKRLNFLLTYQPHDKLNAVRSKYSHRVFFEVAKVTPMDMLKLEEALTSC, from the exons ATGG CTTGCTCGCAGAGACCAAGGGAGAGGATGCCGTTGCCACGCAATGCCAAGGTGCTGACTACCAAGCAGTCCCGAGCAGGCAAGGTAGGCCCTGCTACAGAGAATGTCGACCCCGAGAAG CCTCTCTTGCAGGAGGAGAGCTGTCATGCCAAGAGGTCTTCGTCCTCACCCCAGGGTGGGCCCAAGAAGAGATCAGCATTTGGGGACATCACCAAT GCTCACAAGAACCAGGTGGTGGCAGGGaaaaaggaggctgtgaaaGTTGCTCCACCCAAGGCACAGAAGGCACATAATGCCTTGGGGGTGGCCAAGAACAACGAGATCAACCTAAAAAA GTCAATGAAGAAAACTCCCCCAACAGCTCCTGCAGACCCCAAAGTGAATCCTGTGCCAGAGAAGctggtgtctgtgcaggaaCTGAAGCCTCCTGAGGAGAGG GTACCAGCAGTGGAGGACATTGacaaggagcagctgggtgACCCCTATGCCAATGCAGAGTATGCCAAGGAGATCTTTGAGTACATGCGGGAAAGAGAG GAAAAATTCATGCTTCCTGACTACATGGAGAAGCAGACAGACATCAGTGGGGATATGCGTGCTATCCTTGTGGACTGGATGGTGGAGGTGCAG GAGAACTTTGAGCTGAACCATGAGACACTGTACCTGGCTGTGAAGCTGGTGGACCACTACCTGGTGGAGGTGGTGAGCAtgagggagaagctgcagctcatTGGCTCCACTGCCATCCTCATTGCCTCCAAATTTGAG GAGCGGTGTCCACCATGTGTGGATGACTTCCTCTATATCTGCGATGACGCCTACAAGCGGGAGGAGCTTATTGCTATGGAGATGAGCATCCTCAGCACCCTCAAGTTCGATATCAACATCCCCATCCCCTACCGCTTCCTGCGGCGCTTTGCCAAG TGTGCCCGTGCCACCATGGAGACACTGACACTGGCCCGCTTCCTCTGCGAGATGACCCTGCAGGAGTACGACTATGCCCGCGAGAGCCCCTCGAagctggctgccagctgcctgctgctggcacttACCATGAAAAACCTTGGGGGCTGG ACCCCTACACTGGAGTACTACAGTGGGTACAGTGCCCAGGACCTGCACCCCCTGGTGAAGAGGCTGAATTTCCTCCTCACATACCAGCCCCACGACAAGCTGAATGCTGTGCGCAGCAAGTACTCGCACAG GGTCTTCTTTGAGGTTGCCAAAGTCACCCCCATGGACATGCTCAAGCTCGAGGAGGCACTCACTAGCTGCTAG
- the CCNB3 gene encoding G2/mitotic-specific cyclin-B3 isoform X3 has protein sequence MACSQRPRERMPLPRNAKVLTTKQSRAGKVGPATENVDPEKEESCHAKRSSSSPQGGPKKRSAFGDITNAHKNQVVAGKKEAVKVAPPKAQKAHNALGVAKNNEINLKKSMKKTPPTAPADPKVNPVPEKLVSVQELKPPEERQVPAVEDIDKEQLGDPYANAEYAKEIFEYMREREEKFMLPDYMEKQTDISGDMRAILVDWMVEVQENFELNHETLYLAVKLVDHYLVEVVSMREKLQLIGSTAILIASKFEERCPPCVDDFLYICDDAYKREELIAMEMSILSTLKFDINIPIPYRFLRRFAKCARATMETLTLARFLCEMTLQEYDYARESPSKLAASCLLLALTMKNLGGWTPTLEYYSGYSAQDLHPLVKRLNFLLTYQPHDKLNAVRSKYSHRVFFEVAKVTPMDMLKLEEALTSC, from the exons ATGG CTTGCTCGCAGAGACCAAGGGAGAGGATGCCGTTGCCACGCAATGCCAAGGTGCTGACTACCAAGCAGTCCCGAGCAGGCAAGGTAGGCCCTGCTACAGAGAATGTCGACCCCGAGAAG GAGGAGAGCTGTCATGCCAAGAGGTCTTCGTCCTCACCCCAGGGTGGGCCCAAGAAGAGATCAGCATTTGGGGACATCACCAAT GCTCACAAGAACCAGGTGGTGGCAGGGaaaaaggaggctgtgaaaGTTGCTCCACCCAAGGCACAGAAGGCACATAATGCCTTGGGGGTGGCCAAGAACAACGAGATCAACCTAAAAAA GTCAATGAAGAAAACTCCCCCAACAGCTCCTGCAGACCCCAAAGTGAATCCTGTGCCAGAGAAGctggtgtctgtgcaggaaCTGAAGCCTCCTGAGGAGAGG CAGGTACCAGCAGTGGAGGACATTGacaaggagcagctgggtgACCCCTATGCCAATGCAGAGTATGCCAAGGAGATCTTTGAGTACATGCGGGAAAGAGAG GAAAAATTCATGCTTCCTGACTACATGGAGAAGCAGACAGACATCAGTGGGGATATGCGTGCTATCCTTGTGGACTGGATGGTGGAGGTGCAG GAGAACTTTGAGCTGAACCATGAGACACTGTACCTGGCTGTGAAGCTGGTGGACCACTACCTGGTGGAGGTGGTGAGCAtgagggagaagctgcagctcatTGGCTCCACTGCCATCCTCATTGCCTCCAAATTTGAG GAGCGGTGTCCACCATGTGTGGATGACTTCCTCTATATCTGCGATGACGCCTACAAGCGGGAGGAGCTTATTGCTATGGAGATGAGCATCCTCAGCACCCTCAAGTTCGATATCAACATCCCCATCCCCTACCGCTTCCTGCGGCGCTTTGCCAAG TGTGCCCGTGCCACCATGGAGACACTGACACTGGCCCGCTTCCTCTGCGAGATGACCCTGCAGGAGTACGACTATGCCCGCGAGAGCCCCTCGAagctggctgccagctgcctgctgctggcacttACCATGAAAAACCTTGGGGGCTGG ACCCCTACACTGGAGTACTACAGTGGGTACAGTGCCCAGGACCTGCACCCCCTGGTGAAGAGGCTGAATTTCCTCCTCACATACCAGCCCCACGACAAGCTGAATGCTGTGCGCAGCAAGTACTCGCACAG GGTCTTCTTTGAGGTTGCCAAAGTCACCCCCATGGACATGCTCAAGCTCGAGGAGGCACTCACTAGCTGCTAG
- the CCNB3 gene encoding G2/mitotic-specific cyclin-B3 isoform X4 → MACSQRPRERMPLPRNAKVLTTKQSRAGKVGPATENVDPEKEESCHAKRSSSSPQGGPKKRSAFGDITNAHKNQVVAGKKEAVKVAPPKAQKAHNALGVAKNNEINLKKSMKKTPPTAPADPKVNPVPEKLVSVQELKPPEERVPAVEDIDKEQLGDPYANAEYAKEIFEYMREREEKFMLPDYMEKQTDISGDMRAILVDWMVEVQENFELNHETLYLAVKLVDHYLVEVVSMREKLQLIGSTAILIASKFEERCPPCVDDFLYICDDAYKREELIAMEMSILSTLKFDINIPIPYRFLRRFAKCARATMETLTLARFLCEMTLQEYDYARESPSKLAASCLLLALTMKNLGGWTPTLEYYSGYSAQDLHPLVKRLNFLLTYQPHDKLNAVRSKYSHRVFFEVAKVTPMDMLKLEEALTSC, encoded by the exons ATGG CTTGCTCGCAGAGACCAAGGGAGAGGATGCCGTTGCCACGCAATGCCAAGGTGCTGACTACCAAGCAGTCCCGAGCAGGCAAGGTAGGCCCTGCTACAGAGAATGTCGACCCCGAGAAG GAGGAGAGCTGTCATGCCAAGAGGTCTTCGTCCTCACCCCAGGGTGGGCCCAAGAAGAGATCAGCATTTGGGGACATCACCAAT GCTCACAAGAACCAGGTGGTGGCAGGGaaaaaggaggctgtgaaaGTTGCTCCACCCAAGGCACAGAAGGCACATAATGCCTTGGGGGTGGCCAAGAACAACGAGATCAACCTAAAAAA GTCAATGAAGAAAACTCCCCCAACAGCTCCTGCAGACCCCAAAGTGAATCCTGTGCCAGAGAAGctggtgtctgtgcaggaaCTGAAGCCTCCTGAGGAGAGG GTACCAGCAGTGGAGGACATTGacaaggagcagctgggtgACCCCTATGCCAATGCAGAGTATGCCAAGGAGATCTTTGAGTACATGCGGGAAAGAGAG GAAAAATTCATGCTTCCTGACTACATGGAGAAGCAGACAGACATCAGTGGGGATATGCGTGCTATCCTTGTGGACTGGATGGTGGAGGTGCAG GAGAACTTTGAGCTGAACCATGAGACACTGTACCTGGCTGTGAAGCTGGTGGACCACTACCTGGTGGAGGTGGTGAGCAtgagggagaagctgcagctcatTGGCTCCACTGCCATCCTCATTGCCTCCAAATTTGAG GAGCGGTGTCCACCATGTGTGGATGACTTCCTCTATATCTGCGATGACGCCTACAAGCGGGAGGAGCTTATTGCTATGGAGATGAGCATCCTCAGCACCCTCAAGTTCGATATCAACATCCCCATCCCCTACCGCTTCCTGCGGCGCTTTGCCAAG TGTGCCCGTGCCACCATGGAGACACTGACACTGGCCCGCTTCCTCTGCGAGATGACCCTGCAGGAGTACGACTATGCCCGCGAGAGCCCCTCGAagctggctgccagctgcctgctgctggcacttACCATGAAAAACCTTGGGGGCTGG ACCCCTACACTGGAGTACTACAGTGGGTACAGTGCCCAGGACCTGCACCCCCTGGTGAAGAGGCTGAATTTCCTCCTCACATACCAGCCCCACGACAAGCTGAATGCTGTGCGCAGCAAGTACTCGCACAG GGTCTTCTTTGAGGTTGCCAAAGTCACCCCCATGGACATGCTCAAGCTCGAGGAGGCACTCACTAGCTGCTAG
- the CCNB3 gene encoding G2/mitotic-specific cyclin-B3 isoform X1 gives MACSQRPRERMPLPRNAKVLTTKQSRAGKVGPATENVDPEKPLLQEESCHAKRSSSSPQGGPKKRSAFGDITNAHKNQVVAGKKEAVKVAPPKAQKAHNALGVAKNNEINLKKSMKKTPPTAPADPKVNPVPEKLVSVQELKPPEERQVPAVEDIDKEQLGDPYANAEYAKEIFEYMREREEKFMLPDYMEKQTDISGDMRAILVDWMVEVQENFELNHETLYLAVKLVDHYLVEVVSMREKLQLIGSTAILIASKFEERCPPCVDDFLYICDDAYKREELIAMEMSILSTLKFDINIPIPYRFLRRFAKCARATMETLTLARFLCEMTLQEYDYARESPSKLAASCLLLALTMKNLGGWTPTLEYYSGYSAQDLHPLVKRLNFLLTYQPHDKLNAVRSKYSHRVFFEVAKVTPMDMLKLEEALTSC, from the exons ATGG CTTGCTCGCAGAGACCAAGGGAGAGGATGCCGTTGCCACGCAATGCCAAGGTGCTGACTACCAAGCAGTCCCGAGCAGGCAAGGTAGGCCCTGCTACAGAGAATGTCGACCCCGAGAAG CCTCTCTTGCAGGAGGAGAGCTGTCATGCCAAGAGGTCTTCGTCCTCACCCCAGGGTGGGCCCAAGAAGAGATCAGCATTTGGGGACATCACCAAT GCTCACAAGAACCAGGTGGTGGCAGGGaaaaaggaggctgtgaaaGTTGCTCCACCCAAGGCACAGAAGGCACATAATGCCTTGGGGGTGGCCAAGAACAACGAGATCAACCTAAAAAA GTCAATGAAGAAAACTCCCCCAACAGCTCCTGCAGACCCCAAAGTGAATCCTGTGCCAGAGAAGctggtgtctgtgcaggaaCTGAAGCCTCCTGAGGAGAGG CAGGTACCAGCAGTGGAGGACATTGacaaggagcagctgggtgACCCCTATGCCAATGCAGAGTATGCCAAGGAGATCTTTGAGTACATGCGGGAAAGAGAG GAAAAATTCATGCTTCCTGACTACATGGAGAAGCAGACAGACATCAGTGGGGATATGCGTGCTATCCTTGTGGACTGGATGGTGGAGGTGCAG GAGAACTTTGAGCTGAACCATGAGACACTGTACCTGGCTGTGAAGCTGGTGGACCACTACCTGGTGGAGGTGGTGAGCAtgagggagaagctgcagctcatTGGCTCCACTGCCATCCTCATTGCCTCCAAATTTGAG GAGCGGTGTCCACCATGTGTGGATGACTTCCTCTATATCTGCGATGACGCCTACAAGCGGGAGGAGCTTATTGCTATGGAGATGAGCATCCTCAGCACCCTCAAGTTCGATATCAACATCCCCATCCCCTACCGCTTCCTGCGGCGCTTTGCCAAG TGTGCCCGTGCCACCATGGAGACACTGACACTGGCCCGCTTCCTCTGCGAGATGACCCTGCAGGAGTACGACTATGCCCGCGAGAGCCCCTCGAagctggctgccagctgcctgctgctggcacttACCATGAAAAACCTTGGGGGCTGG ACCCCTACACTGGAGTACTACAGTGGGTACAGTGCCCAGGACCTGCACCCCCTGGTGAAGAGGCTGAATTTCCTCCTCACATACCAGCCCCACGACAAGCTGAATGCTGTGCGCAGCAAGTACTCGCACAG GGTCTTCTTTGAGGTTGCCAAAGTCACCCCCATGGACATGCTCAAGCTCGAGGAGGCACTCACTAGCTGCTAG